In Streptomyces puniciscabiei, a single genomic region encodes these proteins:
- a CDS encoding OB-fold nucleic acid binding domain-containing protein, with translation MSAVPRSEKPAGRFRRMLDRLSSSQEDLESEELREDAETAGCTRIGDCHDRQIVTVTGTLRTVTLRPRAGVPALEAELFDGSAALDVVWLGRRSIVGIEPGRKLIASGRISMSRGRRVLFNPKYELRPLGRE, from the coding sequence ATGAGTGCTGTTCCTCGTTCCGAAAAGCCGGCCGGCCGGTTCCGGCGCATGCTCGACCGGCTTTCCTCGTCGCAGGAGGACCTGGAGTCCGAGGAACTGCGTGAGGACGCCGAGACAGCGGGCTGTACCAGGATCGGCGACTGCCACGACCGGCAGATCGTCACCGTAACTGGTACCTTGCGCACGGTCACCTTGCGACCGCGCGCCGGAGTCCCCGCCCTGGAGGCCGAGCTGTTCGACGGCTCCGCCGCGCTGGACGTGGTGTGGCTCGGCAGGCGTTCCATCGTGGGCATAGAACCGGGGCGCAAGCTGATCGCATCGGGCCGGATCTCGATGAGCAGAGGCCGCCGGGTGCTCTTCAACCCGAAATACGAACTGCGACCCCTCGGACGGGAGTAG
- a CDS encoding DUF4193 domain-containing protein: MATDYDTPRKTDDDVDSDSLEELKARRNDKSTSSVDVDEFEAAEGLELPGADLSNEELAVRVLPKQQDEFTCMSCFLVHHRSQLAREKNGQPICRDCD, encoded by the coding sequence ATGGCAACCGATTACGACACTCCACGCAAGACCGACGACGACGTCGACTCGGACAGCCTTGAAGAGCTGAAGGCCCGACGGAACGACAAGTCCACCTCGTCGGTGGACGTCGACGAGTTCGAGGCCGCCGAGGGCCTCGAACTGCCCGGCGCCGACCTCTCGAACGAGGAGCTGGCCGTCCGGGTGCTGCCGAAGCAGCAGGACGAGTTCACCTGCATGAGCTGCTTCCTGGTGCATCACCGCAGCCAGCTGGCCCGGGAGAAGAACGGTCAGCCGATCTGCCGCGACTGCGACTGA
- a CDS encoding potassium channel family protein, producing the protein MRVAIAGAGAVGRSIAGELLENGHEVLLIDKAPTAISVERVPQAEWLLADACEITSLDEAALQRCNVVIAATGDDKVNLVVSLLAKTEYGVPRVVARVNNPKNEWLFNEAWGVDVAVSTPRLMSALVEEAVSVGDLVRLLRFSHGDANLVELTLPEESALAGTQVGDVQWPEDTSLVTIIRGTRVLTPSKEDSLEPGDELLFVAAQAREEQLEELLSVRREDTTS; encoded by the coding sequence GCCGGAGCCGGCGCCGTCGGCCGCTCGATCGCGGGCGAGCTGCTGGAGAACGGCCACGAGGTCCTGCTCATCGACAAGGCCCCGACCGCCATCTCGGTGGAGCGGGTGCCCCAGGCGGAGTGGCTGCTGGCCGACGCCTGTGAGATCACGTCCCTGGACGAGGCGGCGCTGCAGCGCTGCAACGTCGTCATCGCCGCGACCGGCGACGACAAGGTCAACCTGGTCGTCTCGCTGCTCGCCAAGACGGAGTACGGCGTCCCGCGCGTCGTCGCCCGTGTCAACAACCCGAAGAACGAGTGGCTGTTCAACGAGGCCTGGGGCGTGGACGTGGCCGTCTCCACCCCGCGCCTGATGTCGGCCCTGGTCGAGGAGGCGGTGAGCGTCGGCGACCTGGTCCGTCTTCTCCGCTTCAGCCACGGCGACGCCAACCTGGTGGAGCTGACCCTGCCCGAGGAGTCGGCGCTGGCCGGCACCCAGGTGGGCGATGTCCAGTGGCCCGAGGACACCTCGCTGGTCACCATCATCCGCGGCACCCGCGTCCTGACCCCGTCCAAGGAGGACTCCCTGGAGCCGGGCGACGAACTCCTCTTCGTGGCCGCCCAGGCCCGAGAGGAACAGCTGGAGGAGCTGCTGTCGGTCCGGCGCGAGGACACAACGAGCTAG
- a CDS encoding DUF3710 domain-containing protein codes for MFGRRKKKGAAGDAAGEAEQVVDSVDTEADEEEEAERERVRLEPGPRPDGPWDSSEVRDPAEGRVDLGGLFVPGVDGMELRVEVAGDAIVAATVVLRDSAIQLQAFAAPKREGIWGEVREEIASGITQQGGIVDEVEGPLGWELRAQVPVQLPDGTGGFQVVRFVGVDGPRWFLRGVISGQGAVQPQAAGLLEQIFRDTVVVRGEGPMAPRDPIVLKLPNDAQMVPEGIQQEESSRFSGGMGQLQRGPEITEVR; via the coding sequence GTGTTCGGACGTCGCAAGAAGAAGGGTGCCGCCGGGGACGCGGCCGGCGAGGCCGAGCAGGTCGTCGACAGCGTCGACACCGAGGCGGACGAGGAAGAGGAGGCCGAGCGCGAGCGCGTCCGGCTGGAGCCCGGGCCCCGGCCCGACGGGCCCTGGGACAGCAGCGAGGTACGGGACCCCGCCGAGGGCCGTGTCGACCTCGGCGGACTGTTCGTACCGGGCGTCGACGGCATGGAGCTCAGGGTCGAGGTCGCCGGTGACGCGATCGTCGCCGCCACCGTCGTGCTGCGCGACAGCGCCATCCAGCTCCAGGCCTTCGCCGCGCCCAAGCGCGAGGGCATCTGGGGCGAGGTCCGCGAGGAGATCGCGTCCGGCATCACCCAGCAGGGTGGCATCGTCGACGAGGTCGAGGGCCCGCTCGGGTGGGAACTGCGCGCCCAGGTGCCGGTGCAGCTGCCGGACGGCACGGGTGGTTTCCAGGTGGTGCGGTTCGTGGGCGTGGACGGCCCGCGGTGGTTCCTGCGCGGTGTGATCTCCGGGCAGGGCGCGGTGCAGCCGCAGGCCGCCGGGCTGCTGGAGCAGATCTTCCGCGACACGGTCGTGGTGCGCGGTGAGGGCCCGATGGCGCCTCGCGACCCGATCGTCCTGAAGCTGCCGAACGACGCGCAGATGGTCCCCGAGGGGATCCAGCAGGAGGAGTCCTCCCGCTTCTCCGGCGGGATGGGGCAGCTGCAGCGGGGGCCGGAGATCACGGAAGTCCGCTGA
- a CDS encoding sensor histidine kinase: MARGKLRIYLGAAPGVGKTYAMLSEAHRRVERGTDCVVGFVEHYDRPRTEVLLHGLEQVPRKRLEYRGATFGEMDVDAVLRRAPAVALVDELAHTNIPGSRNAKRWQDVEELLTAGIDVVSTVNIQHLESLGDVVESITGVRQRETVPDEVVRRADQIELVDMSPEALRRRMAHGNIYQPDKVDAALSNYFRPGNLTALRELALLWVADRVDEYLNAYRSEHRVSKIWGSRERIVVGLTGGPEGRTLIRRAARLAEKGAGGEVLAVYIARSDGLTSASPKELAVQRTLVEDLGGTFHHVVGDDIPAALLDFARGVNATQIVLGSSRRKAWQYVFGPGVGATVARESGPDLDVHIVTHEEVAKGRGLPVARGGRLGRARIIWGWAVGLVGPAVLAVLLDTASLGLANDMLLFLAVTVAAALLGGLLPALASAAFGSLLLNYFYTPPLHRLTIADPKNIVAIAIFFGVGVSVASVVDVAARRTHQAARLRAESEILSFLAGNVLRGETSLEELLERVRETFAMESAALLERASDVEPWTCAGRAGFGRPLQRPEDADVDMPVGDHMALALTGRVLPAEDRRVLAAFAAQAAVALDRRRLQEQADRARALAEGNRIRTALLAAVSHDLRTPLAGIKAAVSSLRSDDVDWSEEDRTELLQGIEEGADRLDHLVGNLLDMSRLQTGTVTPLIREIDVDEVVPMALVGVPEDSVELDVPESLPMVEVDPGLLERSVANLVENAVKYSPRGRPVLVSASAMADRVEVRVVDRGPGVPDEAKDRIFEPFQRYGDAPRGAGVGLGLAVARGFAEAMGGTLNAEDTPGGGLTMVLSLRAAGSRPESREAGRGLAEPERQTTL, encoded by the coding sequence ATGGCACGCGGCAAGCTTCGGATCTACCTCGGTGCGGCACCGGGCGTGGGCAAGACCTACGCCATGCTCTCCGAGGCGCACCGCCGCGTGGAACGGGGCACCGACTGTGTCGTGGGCTTCGTCGAGCACTACGACCGGCCGCGCACCGAGGTGCTGCTGCACGGCCTGGAGCAGGTGCCGCGCAAGCGGCTGGAGTACCGGGGTGCCACCTTCGGCGAGATGGACGTCGACGCCGTGCTGCGCCGGGCGCCGGCCGTCGCCCTGGTGGACGAGCTCGCCCACACCAACATCCCCGGCTCCCGCAACGCCAAGCGCTGGCAGGACGTGGAGGAACTGCTCACCGCGGGCATCGACGTCGTCTCGACCGTCAACATCCAGCACCTGGAGTCACTCGGCGACGTCGTGGAGTCGATCACGGGAGTGCGCCAGCGGGAGACCGTGCCGGACGAGGTGGTACGGCGGGCCGACCAGATCGAGCTGGTCGACATGTCCCCGGAGGCCCTGCGCCGGCGGATGGCGCACGGCAACATCTACCAGCCGGACAAGGTCGACGCGGCCCTGTCCAACTACTTCCGCCCCGGGAACCTGACCGCCCTGCGCGAGCTGGCGCTGCTGTGGGTGGCCGACCGGGTCGACGAGTATCTGAACGCCTACCGCAGCGAGCACCGGGTCTCCAAGATCTGGGGCTCGCGGGAGCGCATCGTGGTCGGGCTGACCGGCGGCCCCGAGGGACGCACCCTGATCCGGCGGGCCGCGCGGCTCGCGGAAAAGGGCGCCGGCGGCGAGGTGCTCGCCGTGTACATAGCGCGCAGCGACGGGCTGACCTCCGCCTCCCCGAAGGAGCTGGCCGTCCAGCGCACGCTCGTCGAGGACCTGGGCGGCACGTTCCACCACGTGGTCGGCGACGACATACCAGCCGCCCTGCTGGACTTCGCGCGGGGCGTGAACGCCACCCAGATCGTGCTGGGATCCTCGCGCCGCAAGGCCTGGCAGTACGTCTTCGGGCCCGGCGTCGGCGCGACGGTCGCCCGGGAATCCGGGCCCGACCTCGACGTCCACATCGTCACCCACGAGGAGGTCGCCAAGGGCCGTGGACTTCCCGTGGCCCGCGGCGGACGGCTCGGGCGGGCCCGGATCATCTGGGGCTGGGCGGTGGGCCTGGTGGGCCCCGCGGTCCTCGCGGTACTGCTCGACACCGCCAGTCTCGGCCTCGCCAACGACATGCTGCTGTTCCTCGCCGTCACCGTCGCGGCGGCACTGCTCGGCGGCCTGCTGCCCGCGCTGGCCTCGGCGGCCTTCGGCTCGCTGCTGCTGAACTACTTCTACACCCCGCCCCTGCACCGGCTGACCATCGCCGACCCCAAGAACATCGTCGCCATCGCGATCTTCTTCGGGGTCGGCGTGTCGGTCGCCTCGGTGGTGGACGTCGCCGCCCGGCGCACCCATCAGGCCGCCCGGCTGCGCGCCGAGTCGGAGATACTCTCCTTCCTCGCCGGGAACGTGCTGCGCGGCGAGACCAGCCTGGAGGAACTGCTGGAGCGGGTGCGGGAGACCTTCGCGATGGAGTCGGCCGCGCTGCTGGAGCGGGCGAGCGACGTCGAGCCGTGGACCTGTGCCGGGCGCGCCGGATTCGGGCGCCCGCTGCAGCGGCCCGAGGACGCCGACGTCGACATGCCGGTGGGCGACCACATGGCGCTCGCGCTCACCGGCCGGGTGCTGCCCGCCGAGGACCGCCGGGTGCTCGCCGCCTTCGCCGCGCAGGCCGCCGTCGCGCTGGACCGCCGGCGGCTGCAGGAGCAGGCCGACCGGGCCCGGGCGCTCGCCGAGGGCAACCGGATCCGTACCGCGCTGCTCGCCGCCGTCAGCCACGACCTGCGGACGCCCCTGGCCGGCATCAAGGCGGCGGTGTCGAGTCTGCGCTCCGACGACGTGGACTGGTCCGAGGAGGACCGGACGGAGCTGCTGCAGGGCATCGAGGAGGGTGCCGACCGGCTGGACCACCTCGTCGGCAACCTCCTCGACATGTCCCGTCTGCAGACCGGTACGGTCACCCCGCTGATCCGCGAGATCGACGTGGACGAGGTCGTACCGATGGCCCTGGTCGGCGTACCCGAGGACAGCGTCGAGCTGGACGTGCCGGAGTCGCTGCCCATGGTCGAGGTCGACCCCGGGCTGCTGGAGCGGTCGGTGGCCAACCTGGTGGAGAACGCCGTCAAGTACAGCCCGCGCGGGCGGCCGGTGCTGGTGTCCGCGAGCGCCATGGCCGACCGGGTCGAGGTGCGGGTGGTGGACCGCGGGCCGGGCGTGCCGGACGAGGCCAAGGACCGCATCTTCGAACCCTTCCAGCGGTACGGCGACGCCCCGCGCGGCGCCGGGGTCGGGCTCGGCCTCGCCGTCGCCCGGGGCTTCGCGGAGGCCATGGGCGGGACCCTCAACGCCGAGGACACGCCGGGCGGCGGACTCACCATGGTGCTCAGCCTCCGCGCGGCAGGATCGCGTCCCGAGTCCCGCGAAGCGGGCCGGGGCCTCGCAGAACCAGAAAGGCAGACGACTCTATGA
- a CDS encoding DUF3159 domain-containing protein has protein sequence MTSLDKPTEDAGEAQPDDARAVTEAALFEAFGGVRGMVETVVPGLLFVAIFTVNKNLHLSAIAALAVSLVLVVVRLVMKDTVKHAFSGVFGVAFGVAFAMFTGNAKNFYLPGMLYTLGLALAYIVTTLAGVPLMGLILGPVFKENLSWRTRNPGRKKAYAKASWAWGLILLAKCAILFPLYWWSDTTKLGWVLVILKIPPFLLAVWLTWVFLAKAPAPIDVFAEMEAEEKAEAERKAALATEGGEATGGRHRREA, from the coding sequence GTGACGTCCCTCGACAAGCCGACCGAAGACGCCGGAGAGGCTCAGCCCGACGATGCCCGGGCGGTGACCGAGGCCGCGCTGTTCGAGGCGTTCGGCGGCGTCCGCGGCATGGTCGAGACGGTCGTGCCGGGCCTGCTCTTCGTCGCGATCTTCACGGTGAACAAGAACCTGCACCTGTCGGCGATCGCCGCGCTGGCGGTCTCCCTCGTGCTGGTCGTGGTCCGGCTCGTCATGAAGGACACGGTCAAGCACGCCTTCAGCGGTGTCTTCGGCGTGGCCTTCGGTGTCGCGTTCGCGATGTTCACGGGCAACGCCAAGAACTTCTACCTTCCGGGCATGCTCTACACGCTGGGCCTGGCGCTGGCGTACATCGTCACGACCCTGGCCGGGGTGCCCCTGATGGGACTCATCCTCGGTCCGGTCTTCAAGGAGAACCTCTCCTGGCGCACCCGCAACCCCGGCCGCAAGAAGGCCTACGCGAAGGCGAGTTGGGCCTGGGGTCTGATCCTGCTCGCCAAGTGCGCGATCCTCTTCCCGCTGTACTGGTGGTCCGACACCACCAAGCTCGGCTGGGTCCTGGTCATCCTGAAGATCCCGCCGTTCCTGCTGGCGGTCTGGCTCACCTGGGTCTTCCTCGCGAAGGCCCCCGCGCCCATCGACGTCTTCGCCGAGATGGAGGCCGAGGAGAAGGCCGAGGCGGAGCGCAAGGCGGCGCTGGCCACCGAGGGCGGCGAGGCGACCGGCGGACGGCACCGCCGGGAGGCCTAG
- a CDS encoding DUF3093 domain-containing protein, which produces MQLSATPYEERLTAPRSWWLISFLVGVSFALILLPFGTLPLLGGLVGGTAAAAVVASAYGSPRIRVVGDSLIAGEAKIPVSALGDSEVLDAEEARAWRTYKADTRAFLLLRAYIPTALRVEVTDPGDPTPYLYLSTREPERLAAAIEAARKAHA; this is translated from the coding sequence ATGCAGCTCTCCGCCACCCCCTACGAAGAACGCCTCACCGCCCCCCGCTCGTGGTGGCTGATCAGCTTCCTGGTGGGGGTCTCCTTCGCCCTGATCCTGCTTCCGTTCGGCACCCTGCCGCTGCTCGGCGGCCTGGTCGGCGGTACGGCAGCGGCGGCGGTGGTCGCCAGCGCGTACGGTTCCCCGCGCATCCGGGTCGTGGGCGACTCGCTGATCGCGGGCGAGGCGAAGATCCCGGTGTCGGCGCTGGGCGATTCCGAGGTGCTGGACGCGGAGGAGGCCCGCGCCTGGCGGACGTACAAGGCCGACACCCGCGCCTTCCTGCTGCTGCGCGCCTACATCCCCACGGCGCTGCGGGTGGAGGTCACCGACCCCGGGGACCCGACGCCGTACCTGTATCTGTCGACGCGGGAGCCGGAGCGGCTGGCGGCGGCGATCGAGGCCGCGCGCAAGGCGCACGCCTAG
- a CDS encoding PaaI family thioesterase, with the protein MSGSSVSLQPPADAVKPVRHPDAPAPGELLGAHYGHCFGCGPGQPHGLHLEARAGEGVSLTAEFTVQPAHQGAPGLAHGGVLATALDETLGSLNWLLRTIAVTGRLETDFVRPVPVDTTLYLEAEVTAVAGRKIYSTATGRIGGPDGPLAVRADALFIEVKVDHFIDHGRKEEIQAAMSDPDQIRRARAFEVNP; encoded by the coding sequence GTGAGTGGTAGTTCCGTAAGCCTTCAGCCTCCCGCCGACGCGGTGAAACCGGTACGGCACCCCGACGCGCCCGCGCCCGGAGAACTCCTCGGCGCCCACTACGGACACTGTTTCGGCTGTGGTCCCGGGCAGCCGCACGGACTGCACCTGGAGGCCCGGGCCGGCGAGGGCGTCTCGCTGACCGCCGAGTTCACCGTCCAGCCCGCCCACCAGGGCGCCCCCGGCCTCGCGCACGGCGGAGTGCTGGCCACGGCCCTCGACGAGACCCTCGGCTCGCTGAACTGGCTGCTGCGGACCATCGCCGTCACCGGCCGGCTGGAGACCGACTTCGTGCGGCCCGTGCCCGTCGACACCACGCTGTACCTGGAGGCGGAGGTCACCGCCGTCGCCGGCCGGAAGATCTACTCCACCGCCACCGGACGCATCGGCGGCCCCGACGGCCCCCTCGCGGTGCGCGCCGACGCCCTCTTCATCGAGGTCAAGGTCGACCACTTCATCGACCACGGCCGCAAGGAGGAGATCCAGGCCGCCATGAGCGATCCGGACCAGATCCGGCGCGCCCGCGCCTTCGAGGTGAACCCGTGA
- a CDS encoding response regulator, producing MTRVLVVDDEPQIVRALVINLKARKYEVDAAPDGRTALDLAASRHPDVVVLDLGLPDMDGVEVIRGLRGWTRVPILVLSARHSSDEKVEALDAGADDYVTKPFGMDELLARLRAAVRRAEPVGPGEDDLTTVETEGFAVDLAAKKVNRAGKDVRLTPTEWHLLEVLVRNTGRLVSQKQLLQEVWGPSYGTETNYLRVYMAQLRRKLETDPSHPKHFITEPGMGYRFEK from the coding sequence ATGACCCGGGTGCTCGTGGTCGACGACGAGCCGCAGATCGTGCGCGCCCTCGTGATCAACCTCAAGGCGCGCAAGTACGAGGTCGACGCGGCGCCCGACGGCCGTACCGCCCTGGATCTCGCCGCCTCCCGGCACCCCGACGTGGTCGTGCTCGACCTGGGGCTGCCCGACATGGACGGCGTCGAGGTCATCCGGGGCCTGCGCGGCTGGACCCGGGTGCCCATCCTGGTCCTGTCCGCCCGGCACTCCTCGGACGAGAAGGTCGAGGCGCTGGACGCGGGCGCCGACGACTACGTCACCAAGCCCTTCGGCATGGACGAGCTGCTGGCCCGGCTGCGGGCCGCCGTGCGCCGGGCCGAGCCGGTCGGGCCCGGCGAGGACGACCTGACCACCGTCGAGACGGAGGGCTTCGCCGTCGACCTGGCCGCCAAGAAGGTCAACCGCGCCGGCAAGGACGTCCGCCTCACCCCGACCGAGTGGCACCTGCTGGAGGTGCTGGTCCGCAACACCGGCCGCCTCGTCAGCCAGAAGCAGCTGCTGCAGGAGGTGTGGGGGCCGTCGTACGGCACCGAGACCAACTACCTGCGCGTGTACATGGCCCAGCTGCGCCGCAAGCTGGAGACGGACCCGTCGCACCCGAAGCACTTCATCACCGAACCGGGGATGGGATACCGGTTCGAGAAGTGA
- the dut gene encoding dUTP diphosphatase: MSRGHLNVLLRRVDPDVPLPAYEHPGDAGADLRTTEPCELAPGERAVLPTGVSIALPEGYAAFVHPRSGLAARCGVALVNAPGTVDAGYRGEIKVIVVNLDPRESVRFERFDRIAQLVVQQVERVRFQEVAELPDSTRAEGGFGSTGGHAAVGDESGTSGQAAEGGPTGGNRYASVVSDREGQ; encoded by the coding sequence GTGAGCCGCGGCCACCTGAACGTGCTGCTCCGGCGTGTCGACCCCGACGTACCGCTTCCGGCGTACGAGCATCCGGGGGACGCCGGAGCCGATCTGCGCACCACCGAGCCGTGCGAACTGGCGCCCGGGGAGCGCGCGGTGCTCCCCACGGGGGTGTCGATCGCCCTGCCCGAGGGGTACGCGGCCTTCGTGCACCCACGCTCCGGTCTCGCCGCGCGCTGCGGTGTCGCCCTCGTGAATGCCCCGGGGACGGTTGATGCCGGGTACCGTGGAGAGATCAAGGTGATCGTGGTGAATCTCGACCCGCGCGAGTCCGTGCGGTTCGAGCGCTTCGACCGGATTGCCCAACTGGTCGTCCAGCAGGTCGAGAGGGTCCGCTTCCAGGAGGTGGCGGAGCTTCCCGATTCGACGCGGGCCGAAGGGGGCTTCGGGTCCACCGGTGGCCATGCCGCGGTGGGCGACGAGAGCGGCACAAGCGGTCAGGCCGCCGAGGGCGGTCCGACGGGTGGGAATCGATACGCTTCGGTCGTATCCGACCGGGAAGGACAGTGA